The following coding sequences are from one Rutidosis leptorrhynchoides isolate AG116_Rl617_1_P2 chromosome 11, CSIRO_AGI_Rlap_v1, whole genome shotgun sequence window:
- the LOC139876699 gene encoding remorin 4.1-like, producing the protein MFNDQIPSSSHQNQNQNQNDEDEDDENIREIHALTPPLPLPPSYRRRENWDTTSHRSSSLSVVSTESENFTTMSREFNALVLAGTGINGSETSEVANSMNTNNGSSNLERIGEDDIVDNNPLAIVADNNPIMSPSRRSGQNLVNAGGNVNVASVVTVKKEEVESKILAWQNAKIAKINNRFKRDDAIINGWENEQVQKSTSWMKKIERKLEAKRARAMEKMQNDIAKAKRKSEEKRATAEAKRGTKVARVLEVANLMRAVGRAPTKRSFF; encoded by the exons ATGTTCAATGATCAAATACCTTCTTCCTctcatcaaaatcaaaatcaaaaccaaaatgatgaagatgaagatgatgaaaacaTAAGAGAAATTCATGCTTTAACACCCCCTTTACCACTTCCTCCCTCTTATCGTCGTCGCGAAAATTGGGACACCACGAGCCACCGATCATCATCACTTTCGGTTGTTAGTACCGAAAGTGAAAACTTTACAACCATGAGTCGAGAATTTAACGCTTTGGTTCTCGCGGGAACGGGCATAAATGGAAGTGAAACAAGTGAAGTTGCTAATAGTATGAACACAAATAATGGAAGTAGTAATCTAGAAAGAATTGGTGAGGATGATATTGTTGATAATAATCCTTTAGCAATTGTGGCGGATAATAATCCTATTATGTCACCAAGTAGACGGAGTGGTCAAAATTTGGTGAACGCTGGTGGGAACGTTAACGTGGCATCCGTGGTAACGGTTAAAAAAGAAGAGGTTGAATCGAAGATTTTGGCTTGGCAAAACGCGAAGATTGCTAAGATTAACAATCGGTTTAAACGTGATGATGCAATAATCAACGGGTGGGAGAACGAACAAGTTCAAAAGTCTACTTCGTGGATGAAGAAAATCGAG AGGAAACTGGAGGCAAAGCGAGCACGTGCAATGGAGAAAATGCAGAATGACATAGCAAAAGCTAAAAGGAAATCAGAAGAAAAAAGGGCTACAGCAGAGGCGAAAAGAGGGACCAAAGTGGCTAGGGTTTTGGAAGTTGCTAACTTAATGCGAGCCGTTGGTCGAGCTCCTACCAAACGTTCTTTCTTTTAA